The proteins below are encoded in one region of Agelaius phoeniceus isolate bAgePho1 chromosome 35, bAgePho1.hap1, whole genome shotgun sequence:
- the TSPAN31 gene encoding tetraspanin-31 isoform X1 — translation MRSTENARCSVGVVIPIYGVRGRGLNDSSGRGLRAGLWRHWARWAGRAPCAGAVRAGAPGAGPRFKGAAARGARNSPGPPGTSGTPEPPVTPGTPRDSREPPEPAMVCGGFACSRNALCALNVVYVLVGVLLVAVAGWARGLAGGSSPPLLGGAFAVGVFLLLIAALGLLGALRHHQVLLFFYVLILGLVFLCQLGVSCACLALGPEAQERLLRSAWPLLSAGARGQLQLRLGCCGLGAPPGTPPPALEPPWEPPNCPARCRFPPGGAPPCPPCAPQLLQHSEQALRILGGVGLFFSFTEVLGVWLALRFRNQRDPRANPGAFL, via the exons ATGCGCAGTACGGAGAACGCGCGTTGTTCTGTGGGCGTGGTCATACCCATATACGGTGTTCGAGGGCGTGGCCTAAACGATAGTAGTGGGCGGGGCCTAAGGGCGGGGCTATGGAGACACTGGGCGCGGTGGGCGGGCCGGGCGCCCTGCGCAGGCGCAGTGCGGGCGGGCgcgccgggcgcggggccgcggtTTAAAGGGGCCGCGGCGCGGGGAGCCCGGAActccccgggacccccgggaacCTCCGGGACCCCGGAGCCCCCCGTGACCCCCGGCACCCCCCGGGACTCCCGGGAACCCCCAGAGCCCGCCATGGTCTGCGGAGGCTTCGCCTGTTCGCGCAACGCGCTCTGCGCCCTCAACGTGGTTTATGTG CTGGTGGGGGTTCTGCTAGTGGCCGTGGCGGGCTGGGCGCGGGGCCTGGCCGGGGGCTCCAGCCCCCCCCTGCTCGGAGGAGCCTTCGCCGTCGGAGTCTTCCTCCTGCTGATCgcggcgctggggctgctcgGGGCCCTGCGGCaccaccaggtcctgctcttcTTC TACGTGCTGATCCTGGGCCTGGTgttcctgtgccagctgggcGTGTCCTGCGCCTGCCTCGCCCTGGGCCCTGAGGCTCAG GAGCGGCTGCTGCGCTCGGCCTGGCCCCTGCTGAGCGCGGGGGCGcgggggcagctgcagctcaggctgggctgctgcGGGCTGGGGGcgccccccgggaccccccccccggccctggagcccccctgggaacccccaaactgccccgcT AGGTGCCGGTTCCCCCCGGGGGGGGCGCCCCCGTGCCCCCCCTGCGCCCCCCAACTGCTGCAGCACTCGGAGCAGGCGCTCAGGATCCtggggggggtcgggctcttcTTCAGCTTCACCGAG GTTTTGGGGGTCTGGCTCGCCCTGCGCTTCCGGAACCAGCGCGACCCCCGCGCCAACCCCGGAGCCTTCCTATAG
- the TSPAN31 gene encoding tetraspanin-31 isoform X3: MVCGGFACSRNALCALNVVYVLVGVLLVAVAGWARGLAGGSSPPLLGGAFAVGVFLLLIAALGLLGALRHHQVLLFFYVLILGLVFLCQLGVSCACLALGPEAQERLLRSAWPLLSAGARGQLQLRLGCCGLGAPPGTPPPALEPPWEPPNCPARCRFPPGGAPPCPPCAPQLLQHSEQALRILGGVGLFFSFTEVLGVWLALRFRNQRDPRANPGAFL; this comes from the exons ATGGTCTGCGGAGGCTTCGCCTGTTCGCGCAACGCGCTCTGCGCCCTCAACGTGGTTTATGTG CTGGTGGGGGTTCTGCTAGTGGCCGTGGCGGGCTGGGCGCGGGGCCTGGCCGGGGGCTCCAGCCCCCCCCTGCTCGGAGGAGCCTTCGCCGTCGGAGTCTTCCTCCTGCTGATCgcggcgctggggctgctcgGGGCCCTGCGGCaccaccaggtcctgctcttcTTC TACGTGCTGATCCTGGGCCTGGTgttcctgtgccagctgggcGTGTCCTGCGCCTGCCTCGCCCTGGGCCCTGAGGCTCAG GAGCGGCTGCTGCGCTCGGCCTGGCCCCTGCTGAGCGCGGGGGCGcgggggcagctgcagctcaggctgggctgctgcGGGCTGGGGGcgccccccgggaccccccccccggccctggagcccccctgggaacccccaaactgccccgcT AGGTGCCGGTTCCCCCCGGGGGGGGCGCCCCCGTGCCCCCCCTGCGCCCCCCAACTGCTGCAGCACTCGGAGCAGGCGCTCAGGATCCtggggggggtcgggctcttcTTCAGCTTCACCGAG GTTTTGGGGGTCTGGCTCGCCCTGCGCTTCCGGAACCAGCGCGACCCCCGCGCCAACCCCGGAGCCTTCCTATAG